TCCAAAAAAAGCTTCGCCGAAAATACTCGTGTTCATCTTAGAGGTGCCGAGCTGTCTGTTTACAAAAATCACCGACACCTCTTTTATCTTGAACCCGAGTACATGAGCCGTATATTTCATTTCGATCTGGAAAGCGTATCCTTTGAACCGGACACGATCGAGATCAATAGTTTCCAACACCTTTCTACGATAACAGACAAAGCCGGCCGTAGTATCCTTAATATTAAGTCCCGTGATAACACGTACATATTTTGATGCAAAGTAAGACATTAACACACGTCCTATTGGCCAGTTTACCACATTTACGCCGGTGACATAACGCGATCCGACGGAAAGATCATACCCTTCGTCGTGACAGGCAGCGTATAGTCTGGGGAGATCTTCCGGATTATGTGAGAAATCGGCATCCATCTCGAAAATATAGTCATAAGAACGCATCAATGCCCATTTGAATCCGTGGATATACGCCGTACCCAAGCCTAATTTCTCTTTTCTCTCCTCAATAAACAAGCAACCTCCAAACTCTTCTAACATTAAACTCTTCACTATGGAAGCTGTCCCGTCGGGAGATCCGTCATCGATCACCAGAATATGAAAATCTTTCTCCAAAGCAAAAACTGCCCTGATGATGTTCTCGATATTCTCTTTTTCATTGTAAGTAGGTATGAGTACTATACTATCTGAACTATCTGACATAAAGGAGAAATTTTTTCAAAAGTACGATTTTTCGGCCACAAATAAAAAAGTTCGGGGATTATTTTGTATTTTAAATAAAAATGTCTATCTTTGCAGTCCAATTAAGGAAAACAGATCGCGGAGTGGAGCAGTTGGTAGCTCGTTGGGCTCATAACCCAAAGGTCACAGGTTCGAGTCCTGTCTCCGCAACACTCGAAAAAAGCCGGCTTTCGTAACAGAGAGCCGGCTTTTTTTGTAGGGTTATCTTGTCAATACTGAGTCATTAGGGACTCTGACACTCCCTATAGTTTTACCACGGGTAATGACCAATGCAAACGTACGGCAAAAAGCCGAATGGTAATAATGGATATAATGGTAACCAAATAGATTATGTTCTGGGTGAATCCCATATATTGAACCAGAAAAAATATACCTCCGCCGATAATACAGGGAGTAGCATATATCTCTTTCTTAAAGATAATAGGCACTTCGTTACAAAGTGTATCCCTGATCACCCCGCCAAAACAGGCTGTTACCGTACCTAAGAGGATGCATACTATGGGGTGCAATCCGATTAACAACCCTTTTTGTATCCCTATAAGTGTAAAAATACCGATCCCCATTGTGTCAAACAGTAAAAGAGATGTCCGAAGTTTATTCAAACTTTTCCGGAAAAAGATCGTAACAATAATAGTAGCAATCACGATGTAAAGATATTCAAGATGCTGCAACCACATTACCGGAGTATTCCCGATAAGCATATCTCTCAATGTTCCGCCACCTATAGCCGTCACGGCTGCAATAATAGCAATCCCAAAAATATCGAACCGCTTCTCTATGGCGGTAAGCGTTCCTGAAATGGCAAAAGCTATCGTACCGATTATATCTAATACTGAAAACAACATTTTTGATTCCAATTTGATTTTTAAATTTATCTGTCCTGCCGCAATCTAAAACACACGCTGTTATTGCTCGTAACCTTGTAACAATCCGGCTGCCACAAAAATAAGGAAAAAAGTTGATATGGCTGATTTTATTTTAAAGACCCTCTTTATATACAAAAAGTGCCACCGAAAAAATTCCGGCGACACTTTTTCTGATAGTTGATATAACTTACTCCTTTTCGTTAGAGAACGAATAGGGAAAATCGGACTCATTGATGCCGCGTGTTTTATTGGGTGTGGCAGACATGGAGAAATCAATTTTGGCTCCGTTCATCAACTGGTCATGCGTAAAGTAGTTCTTGGTATACTCCTTTCCGTTGATCCTGATGCCGGAAACATACCTTGTTTCCTTGCTG
This window of the Proteiniphilum saccharofermentans genome carries:
- a CDS encoding polyprenol monophosphomannose synthase; amino-acid sequence: MSDSSDSIVLIPTYNEKENIENIIRAVFALEKDFHILVIDDGSPDGTASIVKSLMLEEFGGCLFIEERKEKLGLGTAYIHGFKWALMRSYDYIFEMDADFSHNPEDLPRLYAACHDEGYDLSVGSRYVTGVNVVNWPIGRVLMSYFASKYVRVITGLNIKDTTAGFVCYRRKVLETIDLDRVRFKGYAFQIEMKYTAHVLGFKIKEVSVIFVNRQLGTSKMNTSIFGEAFFGVIDLRRRKATGKIKPHPEK
- a CDS encoding trimeric intracellular cation channel family protein, translated to MLFSVLDIIGTIAFAISGTLTAIEKRFDIFGIAIIAAVTAIGGGTLRDMLIGNTPVMWLQHLEYLYIVIATIIVTIFFRKSLNKLRTSLLLFDTMGIGIFTLIGIQKGLLIGLHPIVCILLGTVTACFGGVIRDTLCNEVPIIFKKEIYATPCIIGGGIFFLVQYMGFTQNIIYLVTIISIITIRLFAVRLHWSLPVVKL